From one Luteipulveratus mongoliensis genomic stretch:
- a CDS encoding alpha/beta hydrolase — protein sequence MTDRRTPRRTALVAAGAVALIAIGSAPARAADLPPLKNGHNITVGEVFGPEKLGLSRTYEITMTDPNADGRVTFLGQLAVRVTLPEDYLTSSKTYPTLYLLHGHGGTEQQWTGAPGDAEKIAAGKGVILVSIEGGKAGWFTNWVDQSAGAQNWEKYHVDDLIPWIDENFRTKPDKAHRAIAGLSMGGYGALHYAFKHPNLFNHVSSYSGGVDLEDQAIRTAVTGSLVQEGLPALGAFGNPIWPFDTVWKSENPVRHADQLRGVGISLYAGDGLGTTDPVSAVIERGAGNATNTLAGRLTALGIPHYWEMYGHNVSYGGYTCDGGHNQGCWNMALAKDIGKIMADIS from the coding sequence ATGACAGACCGTCGTACGCCTCGTCGTACCGCTCTCGTGGCTGCCGGAGCCGTCGCCCTCATCGCGATCGGCTCGGCTCCCGCCCGTGCTGCTGACTTGCCGCCGCTGAAGAACGGGCACAACATCACCGTCGGCGAGGTCTTCGGGCCGGAGAAGCTCGGCCTGAGCCGGACGTACGAGATCACCATGACCGACCCGAACGCCGACGGGAGGGTGACGTTCCTCGGCCAGCTCGCGGTGCGCGTCACCCTGCCCGAGGACTACCTCACCTCGAGCAAGACCTACCCGACCCTCTACCTGCTGCACGGCCACGGCGGCACCGAGCAGCAGTGGACCGGCGCACCCGGCGACGCCGAGAAGATCGCCGCCGGCAAGGGCGTCATCCTGGTCAGCATCGAGGGCGGCAAGGCCGGCTGGTTCACCAACTGGGTCGACCAGTCAGCCGGCGCCCAGAACTGGGAGAAGTACCACGTCGACGACCTGATCCCCTGGATCGACGAGAACTTCCGGACCAAGCCGGACAAGGCGCACCGGGCCATCGCCGGCCTGTCGATGGGCGGCTACGGAGCGCTGCACTACGCGTTCAAGCACCCCAACCTGTTCAACCACGTCTCGAGCTACTCCGGCGGAGTCGACCTGGAGGACCAGGCCATCCGTACGGCCGTGACCGGCAGCCTCGTCCAAGAGGGTCTCCCCGCGCTCGGCGCGTTCGGCAACCCGATCTGGCCGTTCGACACCGTCTGGAAGAGCGAGAACCCCGTGCGGCACGCCGACCAGCTCCGCGGCGTCGGCATCTCGCTGTACGCCGGCGACGGCCTCGGCACAACCGACCCGGTCAGCGCCGTCATCGAGCGCGGCGCAGGTAACGCCACCAACACCCTGGCGGGCCGGCTGACGGCGCTTGGTATCCCCCACTACTGGGAGATGTACGGGCACAACGTGTCCTACGGCGGCTACACCTGCGACGGCGGCCACAACCAGGGCTGCTGGAACATGGCGCTCGCCAAGGACATCGGCAAGATCATGGCCGACATCTCCTAA
- a CDS encoding low temperature requirement protein A — protein sequence MSAEPAMPTSLAHRLSPMRGRDPHEEGRASTPLELLFDLTFVVAFGKAGEEMAHAIAADHLSVGLVGFGFAMFGVIWAWINFSWFASAYDTDDWIYRVTTMVQMVGVVILTLGLPRMFASLEHGDHLDNSVMVLGYVVMRVAMLAQWLRAARQCPGDMRACLTYAATLVIAQVGWIYTAVADLPTGVFFLVAAPLILVELAGPAIAETRMGGTPWHAHHIAERYGLLAIITLGEGVIGTVASVGATSAGGWDSGAVYVAAAGIGLTFGMWWVYFVMPSGTVLHRHRERSFIWGYGHMPLFAAIAAVGAGLHVAAYVVEHEHGAPEAGFVHIGSLGAVVAVAVPVAVFVLLVYALYTYLVRRSDPLHLVLLVGTAVVIALAIWLAARDVSMSVCLLVLMAAPLVSVVGYELLGHRHQAEALAGDE from the coding sequence ATGTCCGCCGAACCAGCCATGCCCACGTCCCTCGCGCACCGCCTCTCTCCCATGCGTGGCCGGGACCCGCACGAAGAAGGTCGGGCCTCGACCCCGCTGGAGCTGCTCTTCGACCTCACCTTCGTGGTCGCGTTCGGTAAGGCCGGCGAGGAGATGGCCCACGCCATCGCGGCCGATCACCTCTCGGTGGGTCTCGTCGGGTTCGGCTTCGCGATGTTCGGCGTCATCTGGGCGTGGATCAACTTCTCGTGGTTCGCCTCGGCGTACGACACCGACGACTGGATCTACCGCGTCACCACGATGGTGCAGATGGTCGGTGTGGTGATCCTCACGCTCGGCCTGCCGCGGATGTTCGCGTCTCTGGAGCACGGCGACCACCTCGACAACTCGGTCATGGTGCTCGGCTACGTCGTGATGCGGGTGGCCATGCTGGCGCAGTGGCTCCGGGCCGCGCGACAGTGCCCAGGGGACATGCGCGCATGCCTGACCTATGCGGCCACCCTCGTCATCGCCCAGGTCGGCTGGATCTACACCGCTGTGGCGGACCTCCCGACGGGCGTGTTCTTCCTCGTGGCGGCGCCTCTCATCCTCGTCGAGCTGGCTGGCCCCGCGATCGCAGAGACGCGTATGGGCGGCACACCGTGGCACGCCCACCACATCGCCGAGCGCTACGGCCTGCTGGCCATCATCACGCTCGGCGAGGGCGTCATCGGGACCGTCGCATCGGTCGGCGCGACCTCGGCCGGCGGCTGGGACTCCGGTGCGGTCTACGTCGCCGCAGCCGGTATCGGGCTGACCTTCGGTATGTGGTGGGTGTACTTCGTCATGCCGTCCGGGACGGTGCTGCACAGGCACCGTGAGCGATCCTTCATCTGGGGCTATGGCCACATGCCGCTGTTCGCCGCGATCGCCGCCGTGGGTGCCGGACTGCACGTGGCGGCGTACGTCGTCGAGCACGAGCACGGTGCGCCCGAGGCGGGCTTCGTCCATATCGGTTCCCTCGGCGCCGTCGTGGCGGTTGCCGTCCCGGTTGCCGTGTTCGTGCTGCTGGTCTACGCGCTCTACACCTATCTCGTACGCCGCTCCGACCCGCTGCATCTCGTCCTGCTCGTCGGGACCGCCGTGGTGATCGCACTCGCGATCTGGCTCGCCGCGCGCGATGTCTCGATGAGCGTGTGCCTGCTGGTGCTGATGGCCGCGCCGCTGGTCAGCGTCGTCGGCTATGAACTACTCGGACACCGGCACCAGGCTGAGGCGCTGGCCGGCGACGAATGA
- the pyrH gene encoding UMP kinase has translation MEDCVDPCTRTAGGDVTLETDRTYTRVLLKLSGEVFGGGQVGVDPDVVKSIAQQIAAAARSGVQIAVVIGGGNFFRGAELQTKGMDRVRADYMGMLGIVMNCLALQDFLEKEDIDTRVQTAITMGQVAEPYIPRRAIRHMEKGRVVIFGAGMGMPFFSTDTVAVQRALESRCEIVLVGKSGVDGVYTADPKKDPNATLIEELTYQEAVEKDLRVMDQTAFALCAENKLPMVVFGMEGEGNITRALQGERIGTLVAPA, from the coding sequence ATGGAAGACTGCGTCGATCCCTGCACACGCACCGCTGGAGGCGACGTGACCCTTGAGACCGACCGTACGTACACGAGGGTCTTGCTCAAGCTCTCTGGGGAAGTCTTCGGCGGCGGGCAGGTCGGCGTCGACCCGGATGTCGTCAAGAGCATCGCGCAGCAGATTGCGGCCGCGGCACGCTCAGGCGTACAGATCGCCGTCGTGATCGGCGGTGGCAACTTCTTCCGCGGCGCCGAGCTGCAGACCAAGGGCATGGACCGGGTCCGGGCGGACTACATGGGCATGCTCGGCATCGTCATGAACTGCCTGGCGCTGCAGGACTTCCTCGAGAAGGAAGACATCGACACCCGCGTGCAGACCGCCATCACGATGGGCCAGGTCGCCGAGCCCTACATCCCGCGTCGGGCCATCCGACACATGGAGAAGGGCCGGGTCGTGATCTTCGGCGCCGGCATGGGCATGCCGTTCTTCTCGACCGACACCGTCGCCGTGCAGCGCGCGCTGGAGAGCCGGTGCGAGATCGTGCTCGTGGGCAAGAGCGGTGTGGACGGGGTTTACACCGCCGACCCCAAGAAGGACCCCAACGCCACCCTGATCGAAGAGCTGACCTACCAGGAAGCCGTCGAGAAGGACTTGCGGGTGATGGACCAGACCGCGTTCGCGCTCTGCGCCGAGAACAAGCTGCCGATGGTCGTCTTCGGAATGGAGGGCGAGGGCAACATCACCCGTGCCCTGCAAGGTGAGAGGATCGGCACACTGGTGGCGCCGGCCTGA